A stretch of Enterobacter cloacae complex sp. ECNIH7 DNA encodes these proteins:
- the gsiC gene encoding glutathione ABC transporter permease GsiC produces the protein MLNYVCKRLLGLIPTLLIVAVLVFLFVHMLPGDPARLVAGPEADATVIDLVRKQLGLDQPLYMQFIHYICNVLQGDFGISMVSRRPVSEEIASRFMPTFWLTIASMSWAVVFGLGAGIIAAVWRNRWPDKLGMALAVTGISFPAFALGMLLMQIFSVELGWLPTVGADTWKHYILPSMTLGAAVSAVMARFTRASFVDVLSEDYIRTARAKGVSEKWVILKHGFRNAMIPVVTMMGLQFGFLLGGSIVVEKVFNWPGLGRLLVDSVEMRDYPVIQAEVLLFSLEFILINLVVDVLYAAINPAIRYK, from the coding sequence ATGTTGAATTATGTTTGTAAACGCCTGCTGGGGCTTATTCCGACGCTGCTGATTGTGGCGGTCCTGGTGTTTTTGTTTGTCCATATGCTGCCGGGCGATCCGGCGCGTCTGGTCGCCGGGCCTGAGGCGGATGCCACCGTTATTGACCTGGTGCGTAAGCAGCTTGGTCTCGACCAGCCGCTGTATATGCAGTTTATCCACTATATCTGTAACGTTCTGCAGGGCGATTTTGGTATTTCGATGGTGTCGCGCCGTCCTGTGTCGGAGGAGATTGCCAGTCGCTTTATGCCGACATTCTGGTTAACGATAGCCAGCATGAGCTGGGCGGTCGTGTTTGGGCTTGGCGCCGGGATTATCGCGGCCGTCTGGCGCAACCGCTGGCCGGACAAGCTCGGCATGGCGCTGGCGGTGACCGGCATCTCCTTCCCGGCGTTCGCGCTGGGGATGCTGCTGATGCAGATCTTCTCCGTCGAACTGGGCTGGCTGCCGACCGTCGGGGCCGATACCTGGAAGCATTACATCCTGCCTTCCATGACGCTGGGGGCTGCCGTTTCGGCGGTAATGGCGCGCTTTACCCGCGCCTCGTTCGTTGACGTGCTGAGCGAAGATTATATTCGCACCGCGCGGGCGAAAGGGGTCAGCGAGAAGTGGGTCATTCTCAAGCACGGGTTTCGCAATGCGATGATCCCGGTGGTGACGATGATGGGGCTGCAGTTTGGCTTTCTGCTCGGCGGCTCGATCGTCGTGGAAAAGGTCTTCAACTGGCCGGGGCTGGGACGCCTGCTGGTCGATTCCGTCGAGATGCGCGACTACCCGGTGATCCAGGCGGAAGTCCTGCTTTTCTCGCTGGAGTTTATTCTTATCAACTTAGTGGTGGACGTGCTCTACGCCGCCATTAACCCGGCCATCAGGTATAAGTAA
- the gsiD gene encoding glutathione ABC transporter permease GsiD, translated as MRLLNWRRQAVLNAMPGLKPDHVRTPWSEFWRRFRRQPVAMTAGLFVLLLIAVAAIAPWVAPFDAENYFDYDRLNDGPSMLHWFGVDSLGRDIFSRVLVGAQISLAAGVFAVLIGAAIGTVLGLVAGYYEGWWDRIIMRICDVLFAFPGILLAIAVVAIMGSGMANVIIAVAVFSIPAFARLVRGNTLVLKQQTFIESARSMGASDATILFSHILPGTVSSIVVYFTMRIGVSIISAASLSFLGLGAQPPTPEWGAMLNEARADMVIAPHVAIFPSLAIFLTVLAFNLLGDGLRDALDPRIKG; from the coding sequence ATGCGATTGTTGAACTGGCGACGTCAGGCCGTTTTAAACGCGATGCCGGGGCTAAAACCGGACCACGTCCGCACCCCGTGGTCTGAATTCTGGCGGCGTTTTCGCCGTCAGCCGGTCGCGATGACCGCGGGGCTGTTTGTGCTGCTGCTGATTGCGGTGGCGGCGATTGCGCCGTGGGTGGCACCGTTTGATGCGGAAAACTATTTTGACTACGACCGTCTGAACGACGGACCGTCGATGCTGCACTGGTTCGGCGTGGACTCCCTCGGGCGCGATATCTTTAGCCGCGTGCTGGTCGGGGCGCAAATCTCGCTTGCCGCCGGGGTGTTCGCGGTGCTGATCGGCGCGGCCATCGGTACCGTGCTGGGTCTCGTCGCCGGGTATTACGAAGGCTGGTGGGACCGCATCATCATGCGCATCTGCGACGTGCTGTTTGCGTTTCCCGGCATTTTGCTGGCGATTGCCGTGGTGGCGATCATGGGCAGCGGCATGGCGAACGTCATCATTGCGGTTGCGGTCTTTTCGATTCCGGCCTTTGCCCGCCTGGTGCGCGGCAACACGCTGGTGTTGAAACAGCAGACGTTTATCGAGTCCGCCCGCAGCATGGGGGCCAGCGACGCCACCATCCTCTTCAGCCATATTCTGCCGGGTACGGTGTCGTCCATCGTGGTCTATTTCACCATGCGCATCGGCGTGTCGATTATCTCGGCGGCCAGCCTGTCGTTTCTGGGGCTAGGCGCGCAGCCTCCGACGCCGGAGTGGGGCGCGATGCTGAACGAGGCGAGGGCGGATATGGTGATTGCGCCGCACGTGGCGATCTTCCCGAGTCTGGCGATTTTCCTGACCGTGCTGGCGTTTAACCTGCTGGGGGACGGACTGCGCGACGCGCTGGATCCGAGGATTAAGGGGTAG
- the rimO gene encoding 30S ribosomal protein S12 methylthiotransferase RimO, producing MSNVTHQPKIGFVSLGCPKNLVDSERILTELRTEGYDVVPSYDNADMVIVNTCGFIDSAVQESLEAIGEALTENGKVIVTGCLGAKEDQIREVHPKVLEITGPHSYEQVLEHVHHYVPKPKHNPFLSLVPEQGVKLTPRHYAYLKISEGCNHRCTFCIIPSMRGDLVSRPIGEVLAEAKRLADAGVKELLVISQDTSAYGVDVKHRSGFHNGEPVKTSMVGLCEQLSKLGIWTRLHYVYPYPHVDDVIPLMAEGKILPYLDIPLQHASPRILKLMKRPGSVDRQLARIKQWREICPDLTLRSTFIVGFPGETEEDFQMLLDFLKEARLDRVGCFKYSPVEGATANELADQVPEEVKEERWNRFMQLQQQISAERLQEKVGREIMVIVDEVDEEGAIGRSMADAPEIDGAVYLNGETNVKPGDIIRVKVENADEYDLWGSRV from the coding sequence ATGAGCAATGTTACGCACCAGCCGAAAATCGGCTTCGTCTCCCTGGGCTGCCCGAAAAACCTCGTGGATTCCGAACGCATCCTGACCGAACTGCGCACCGAGGGCTATGACGTGGTGCCAAGCTACGACAACGCCGATATGGTGATCGTGAACACCTGCGGGTTTATCGACAGCGCGGTTCAGGAATCACTGGAAGCCATCGGTGAGGCCCTGACGGAAAACGGCAAAGTGATTGTTACCGGCTGTCTGGGTGCGAAAGAAGACCAGATCCGCGAAGTGCACCCGAAGGTGCTGGAGATCACCGGCCCGCACAGCTACGAGCAGGTGCTGGAACATGTTCATCACTACGTGCCAAAACCAAAGCACAACCCGTTTCTGAGCCTGGTGCCGGAGCAGGGCGTAAAGCTGACGCCGCGCCACTACGCGTACCTGAAAATTTCCGAAGGCTGCAACCATCGCTGCACTTTCTGCATCATCCCGTCCATGCGTGGCGATCTGGTGAGCCGTCCGATTGGCGAAGTGCTGGCGGAAGCTAAACGTCTGGCCGACGCGGGCGTGAAGGAGCTGCTGGTCATCTCCCAGGACACTTCGGCTTACGGGGTGGACGTTAAACACCGCTCCGGTTTCCACAACGGCGAGCCGGTGAAAACCAGCATGGTCGGCCTGTGCGAGCAGCTGTCTAAACTCGGTATCTGGACGCGTCTGCACTACGTCTATCCGTACCCGCACGTTGACGACGTGATCCCGCTGATGGCGGAAGGCAAAATTCTGCCGTACCTGGATATCCCGCTGCAGCACGCCAGCCCGCGTATCCTGAAGCTGATGAAGCGTCCTGGCTCCGTTGATCGCCAGCTGGCGCGCATCAAGCAGTGGCGTGAAATCTGCCCGGATCTGACCCTGCGCTCCACCTTCATCGTCGGCTTCCCGGGTGAAACCGAAGAAGACTTCCAGATGCTGCTCGACTTCCTGAAAGAAGCGCGTCTGGACCGCGTAGGCTGCTTCAAGTACAGCCCGGTAGAAGGCGCAACCGCCAACGAGCTGGCGGACCAGGTGCCGGAAGAGGTGAAAGAAGAGCGCTGGAACCGCTTCATGCAGCTGCAGCAGCAGATCTCTGCCGAGCGTCTGCAGGAAAAAGTGGGCCGCGAGATCATGGTCATCGTTGACGAAGTGGACGAAGAAGGCGCGATTGGCCGCAGCATGGCGGACGCCCCTGAGATCGACGGCGCGGTGTACCTGAACGGCGAAACCAACGTCAAGCCGGGTGATATTATTCGCGTGAAGGTTGAAAACGCGGACGAGTATGACCTGTGGGGTAGCCGGGTTTAA
- the bssR gene encoding biofilm formation regulator BssR, which yields MTVDRLKRDLLTKLINARIDLAAYLQLRKAKGYMSVSESEHLRDNLFELCNFMREKAPTLKAKYGESELIALRRAAEVLSIAGVCLMNGRHDCPNFIAVNAEKLENCLTTLSLCIMCLNEHEKLEQH from the coding sequence ATGACCGTTGACAGACTTAAACGCGATCTGCTTACCAAGCTGATCAACGCCCGAATCGACCTGGCCGCGTACCTGCAGTTGAGGAAGGCAAAAGGGTATATGTCAGTCAGCGAAAGCGAACATCTGCGTGATAACCTGTTTGAACTTTGCAATTTCATGCGTGAAAAAGCACCGACCCTGAAGGCGAAATACGGCGAAAGTGAGCTGATCGCCCTGCGCCGCGCCGCTGAGGTGCTTTCCATCGCTGGGGTATGTTTGATGAACGGACGCCACGACTGCCCGAATTTTATCGCTGTTAACGCGGAGAAGCTTGAAAACTGCCTGACCACGCTCTCTCTATGCATCATGTGCCTGAACGAGCACGAGAAGCTTGAACAGCACTGA
- a CDS encoding PQQ-dependent sugar dehydrogenase — protein MPRSSLISLPALLIPFSLLAAPEAVKVEVLQNKLDHPWSLAFLPDNKGLLVTLKGGQLKRWQAGKGLSDPIVGVPKVWANGQGGLLDVVLAPDFEKSRRVWLSFAEAGSDGKAGTAVGYGRLSDDFTRIETFQVVFRQMPKLSTGNHFGGRLVFDGKGSLFIGLGENNQRPTAQDLDKLQGKVVRLTEDGKVPPDNPFVNTPGARPEIWSYGIRNPQGMAMNPWSDALWLNEHGPRGGDEINIPEKGKNYGWPLATHGINYSGLKIPEAKGEHVEGTEKPLFVWKVSPAVSGMAFYNSDVFPQWKNKLFIGALKEKDVIVLSVEGNKVTEDGRILGDRDKRIRDVRVGPDGYLYVLTDETDGQLLKVSPSGA, from the coding sequence ATGCCTCGATCCTCGCTAATTTCCCTGCCTGCGCTGTTAATTCCGTTTTCGCTTCTTGCTGCCCCGGAGGCGGTCAAGGTCGAGGTGCTGCAAAACAAACTCGATCATCCCTGGTCTCTGGCGTTTCTGCCGGACAATAAAGGCCTGCTGGTGACCCTGAAGGGCGGTCAGCTCAAACGCTGGCAGGCCGGAAAAGGGCTGTCCGATCCGATTGTCGGCGTGCCGAAGGTCTGGGCAAACGGTCAGGGAGGATTGCTGGACGTGGTCCTCGCCCCGGATTTTGAAAAATCGCGCCGCGTCTGGCTGAGCTTCGCCGAAGCCGGAAGTGACGGCAAAGCCGGAACGGCGGTGGGCTATGGCCGGTTAAGCGATGATTTTACGCGCATTGAAACCTTCCAGGTGGTGTTCCGCCAGATGCCGAAACTCTCCACAGGTAACCATTTTGGTGGGCGGCTGGTATTCGACGGCAAAGGCTCGCTCTTTATCGGACTCGGCGAGAACAACCAGCGCCCGACGGCGCAGGATCTGGATAAATTGCAGGGTAAAGTGGTGCGCCTCACCGAAGACGGAAAAGTGCCGCCGGATAACCCGTTTGTGAATACCCCCGGCGCGCGACCCGAAATCTGGTCTTACGGCATTCGCAACCCGCAGGGGATGGCGATGAATCCCTGGAGCGACGCGCTGTGGCTGAACGAGCACGGCCCGCGCGGCGGGGATGAGATCAACATTCCGGAGAAAGGAAAGAACTACGGCTGGCCGCTGGCGACGCACGGCATTAACTACAGCGGTCTGAAAATTCCTGAAGCCAAAGGCGAACACGTTGAGGGAACCGAAAAACCGCTGTTCGTCTGGAAAGTGTCGCCCGCCGTGAGCGGTATGGCGTTTTACAACAGCGACGTCTTCCCGCAGTGGAAAAACAAGCTGTTTATCGGCGCGCTGAAGGAAAAGGACGTTATCGTGCTGAGCGTGGAGGGCAATAAGGTAACGGAGGACGGGCGAATTCTGGGCGACCGGGATAAACGTATTCGCGATGTGCGGGTGGGGCCGGACGGCTATTTATATGTGCTGACCGACGAGACGGACGGGCAGCTGTTAAAAGTCAGCCCGTCCGGTGCGTAA
- a CDS encoding glutathione S-transferase family protein — MITLWGRNNSTNVKKVLWTLEELDLPFNQIMAGMSFGVNKEADYLAMNPNGLVPLLRDDETDATLWESNTIVRYLAAQYGQGRLWVENPAQRAQGEKWMDWANQTLSPTHRVILMGLIRTPEAERDYPAIHAAQDACENLFAMMDDELAKHAWFSGEAFGTGDIAVAPFVWNLTNMGLKWTPRPHLERWLKQLSDRPAYRNVVMIPVT; from the coding sequence ATGATTACGCTTTGGGGCAGGAACAACTCGACCAACGTTAAGAAAGTGCTCTGGACGCTCGAGGAGCTGGATTTACCGTTCAATCAAATCATGGCCGGCATGTCGTTCGGCGTGAATAAAGAGGCCGACTATCTGGCCATGAACCCGAACGGCCTGGTGCCGCTGCTGCGCGATGATGAAACCGACGCGACGCTTTGGGAATCTAACACCATTGTGCGTTACCTCGCCGCCCAGTACGGTCAAGGGCGTCTGTGGGTAGAAAACCCGGCGCAGCGCGCCCAGGGCGAAAAGTGGATGGACTGGGCGAACCAGACGCTTTCGCCAACCCACCGCGTGATCCTGATGGGACTTATCCGCACGCCGGAAGCCGAACGCGATTATCCCGCGATTCACGCCGCGCAGGATGCCTGCGAAAATCTTTTCGCGATGATGGATGACGAGCTGGCGAAGCACGCCTGGTTCTCCGGCGAGGCGTTCGGCACAGGCGATATCGCCGTTGCGCCGTTCGTCTGGAACCTGACCAACATGGGCCTGAAGTGGACGCCGCGCCCGCACCTTGAGCGCTGGCTGAAACAGCTGAGCGATCGCCCGGCGTACCGCAACGTGGTAATGATCCCGGTCACCTGA
- the dacC gene encoding serine-type D-Ala-D-Ala carboxypeptidase, with amino-acid sequence MTRKMTSLRSLATGSALLFLFAPTLYAAEQAAPEAPPVDARAWILMDYSSGKVLAEGNADEKLDPASLTKIMTSYVVGQALKAGKIKLDDMVTIGKDAWATGNPALRGSSVMFLKPGDQVSVSDLNKGVIIQSGNDACIALADYVAGSQDSFIGLMNGYAQKLGLTNTTFKTVHGLDAPGQFSTARDMALLGKALIHDVPDEYAIHKEKEFTFNKIRQPNRNRLLWSSNVNVDGMKTGTTAGAGYNLVASATQGDMRLISVVLGTKTDRIRFNESEKLLTWGFRFYETVTPIKPDATFVSQRVWFGDKSEVNLGAGEGGSVTIPRGQLKNLKASYTLTDPQLTAPLKKGQVVGTIDFQLNGKSIEQRPLIVMEAVEEGGFFSRMWDFVMMKFHGWFGSWFS; translated from the coding sequence ATGACGCGTAAAATGACTTCTCTGCGCAGCCTTGCGACAGGCTCTGCGCTCCTTTTCCTGTTTGCACCAACGCTCTACGCAGCTGAACAGGCTGCGCCCGAAGCGCCGCCTGTGGATGCGCGCGCCTGGATCCTGATGGACTACTCCAGCGGTAAAGTGCTGGCGGAAGGCAATGCGGATGAGAAACTCGATCCGGCAAGCCTGACCAAAATCATGACCAGCTATGTGGTTGGCCAGGCGTTGAAAGCGGGCAAGATCAAGCTGGACGATATGGTCACTATCGGGAAAGATGCCTGGGCGACCGGCAACCCGGCGCTGCGGGGCTCTTCGGTGATGTTCTTGAAGCCGGGGGATCAGGTCTCAGTTTCCGATCTGAACAAAGGGGTAATTATTCAGTCGGGAAATGATGCTTGTATCGCGCTGGCCGATTACGTTGCCGGCAGTCAGGATTCTTTCATTGGTTTGATGAATGGCTACGCGCAGAAATTAGGCTTAACCAACACCACGTTCAAAACGGTTCACGGTCTGGATGCACCGGGACAGTTCAGTACCGCGCGCGACATGGCGCTGCTGGGGAAAGCGCTGATCCACGACGTGCCGGATGAATACGCCATCCACAAAGAGAAAGAGTTTACCTTCAATAAAATCCGCCAGCCGAACCGCAACCGCCTGCTGTGGAGCAGCAACGTTAACGTGGACGGAATGAAAACCGGCACCACGGCGGGCGCAGGCTATAACCTGGTGGCCTCCGCGACCCAGGGCGACATGCGCCTGATTTCGGTGGTGCTGGGCACCAAAACCGACCGTATTCGCTTTAATGAGTCAGAAAAACTGCTGACCTGGGGCTTCCGCTTCTATGAGACCGTGACGCCGATTAAACCGGATGCCACGTTCGTCAGCCAGCGCGTCTGGTTTGGCGACAAGAGTGAGGTCAATCTCGGGGCGGGTGAAGGCGGCTCGGTGACCATTCCGCGCGGTCAGCTAAAAAACCTGAAGGCCAGCTATACCCTGACCGACCCGCAGCTCACGGCTCCGCTGAAAAAAGGCCAGGTGGTCGGGACGATTGATTTCCAGCTAAACGGGAAGTCGATTGAACAGCGTCCGCTGATTGTGATGGAAGCGGTGGAAGAGGGCGGCTTCTTCAGCCGGATGTGGGATTTCGTGATGATGAAATTCCACGGGTGGTTTGGCAGCTGGTTCAGCTAA
- the deoR gene encoding DNA-binding transcriptional repressor DeoR: METRRDDRIAQLLQALKRSDKLHLKEAANLLGVSEMTIRRDLNSESAPVVLLGGYIVLEPRSASHYLISDQKTRLVEEKRKAARLAASLVQPHQTLFFDCGTTTPWIIEAIDSSIPFTAVCYSLNTFLALQEKPECRVILCGGEFHASNAIFKPLNLQDTLSNLCPDIAFYSAAGVNVRQGATCFNLEELPVKHWALSAAQYHVLVVDHSKFGKVRSARMGELAQFDAIVSDCRPDDEIVAHAKAQQVKLMY; the protein is encoded by the coding sequence ATGGAAACACGTCGCGATGACCGCATTGCTCAGCTGCTACAGGCGCTGAAGCGCAGCGATAAGCTGCATCTTAAGGAAGCCGCCAATCTCCTCGGCGTCTCAGAGATGACCATTCGTCGGGATCTGAACAGCGAAAGCGCGCCCGTCGTGCTGCTGGGCGGGTATATTGTGCTTGAGCCGCGTAGCGCCAGCCATTATCTGATCAGCGACCAGAAGACGCGCCTGGTGGAAGAGAAGCGTAAGGCCGCCCGGCTTGCGGCCTCACTGGTACAGCCGCACCAGACGCTGTTTTTTGACTGCGGAACCACCACGCCGTGGATTATCGAAGCTATCGACAGCAGCATCCCTTTTACCGCCGTGTGCTACTCCCTGAACACCTTTCTGGCGCTGCAGGAGAAACCCGAGTGCCGGGTGATCCTCTGCGGCGGCGAGTTTCACGCCAGCAACGCCATCTTTAAGCCGCTTAACCTGCAGGATACGCTCAGCAATCTCTGCCCGGACATTGCGTTTTATTCCGCCGCAGGCGTCAACGTGCGTCAGGGCGCGACCTGCTTTAACCTGGAAGAGCTGCCGGTGAAGCACTGGGCGTTAAGCGCGGCGCAGTATCATGTGCTGGTGGTCGATCACAGCAAGTTTGGCAAGGTGCGTTCGGCAAGAATGGGGGAGCTGGCGCAGTTTGACGCCATCGTCAGCGACTGCCGCCCGGACGACGAGATTGTGGCCCACGCGAAGGCGCAGCAGGTGAAGTTGATGTATTAA
- the ybjG gene encoding undecaprenyl-diphosphate phosphatase → MLENLNYQLFYLINATPASPEWTIDFATFLAKDLISIVPALAAILWLWGPRSQVKAQRQLVIKVAMALGVSVLVSYILGHVFPHDRPFVDHVGYTFLHHAPDDSFPSDHGTVIFTFALAFLFWHRLWSGAVLMVAALAIAWSRVYLGVHWPLDMVGGFLVGMIGCVSAAILWSLFGEALYRTLSSLYRAIFAIPIRKGWIRD, encoded by the coding sequence ATGTTAGAGAATCTGAATTATCAGCTGTTTTATCTGATCAACGCCACGCCAGCCTCGCCTGAGTGGACGATCGATTTTGCCACCTTTCTGGCAAAAGATCTGATCAGCATCGTGCCTGCACTGGCTGCGATTCTCTGGCTGTGGGGGCCCCGCAGCCAGGTGAAGGCGCAGCGCCAGCTGGTGATTAAAGTGGCGATGGCGCTCGGGGTAAGCGTCCTGGTCAGCTACATTCTCGGCCATGTCTTCCCGCACGATCGTCCTTTTGTTGATCACGTCGGCTATACCTTCCTGCACCACGCGCCGGATGACTCGTTCCCGAGCGATCACGGTACGGTGATCTTCACCTTCGCGCTGGCTTTCCTGTTCTGGCATCGCCTGTGGTCCGGCGCGGTCCTGATGGTGGCGGCCCTGGCAATCGCCTGGTCTCGCGTTTACCTGGGCGTTCACTGGCCGCTGGATATGGTGGGCGGTTTCCTGGTCGGGATGATTGGCTGCGTGAGCGCGGCTATCCTGTGGAGCCTCTTCGGTGAAGCGCTCTACCGCACGCTGTCTTCGCTCTATCGCGCCATTTTCGCTATCCCGATCCGCAAAGGCTGGATACGTGACTAA
- a CDS encoding phosphatase PAP2 family protein, whose product MALTSSRSELSNLQTNKTKRLYRLPGRFYGYQLFILIALAVVFTWLSRSEALDRWITSFWYDAATQSFPLQKDHLLDLLNHRLAKYIAIGLGAVALFYGAWKRNARLVTAALLMGVGALVVGVLKSVSHHSCPWDLVEYGGKAMSYPLFSTVPADSGPGRCFPGGHASSGFMVMGLFFAFWRERPRLAWCFVALGVVLGLAMGYGQVMRGAHFFSHNLWAGWWVWFSQVVVYGLISTRFAKE is encoded by the coding sequence ATGGCACTCACCTCCAGCCGTTCAGAATTGTCTAACTTACAGACAAATAAGACAAAACGACTTTACCGCTTACCGGGCCGCTTTTATGGTTATCAGCTTTTCATACTGATTGCCCTTGCCGTGGTGTTTACGTGGCTATCGCGCAGTGAAGCGCTCGACAGATGGATCACCTCCTTTTGGTATGACGCGGCAACGCAGAGCTTTCCGCTGCAGAAGGACCACCTGCTGGATCTGCTGAACCACCGCCTGGCGAAGTACATCGCCATCGGCTTAGGCGCCGTGGCGCTGTTTTACGGCGCCTGGAAGCGCAACGCAAGGCTGGTCACGGCGGCGCTGCTGATGGGCGTTGGCGCGCTGGTGGTAGGCGTGCTGAAAAGCGTGAGCCATCACAGCTGCCCGTGGGATCTGGTGGAATATGGCGGTAAGGCTATGTCTTATCCCCTGTTCAGCACCGTCCCTGCTGACAGCGGTCCGGGGCGCTGTTTTCCCGGCGGTCATGCCTCCAGCGGCTTTATGGTGATGGGGCTGTTTTTTGCCTTCTGGCGCGAGCGTCCGCGTCTCGCCTGGTGCTTCGTCGCGCTGGGCGTGGTGTTAGGTCTGGCGATGGGCTACGGCCAGGTCATGCGCGGGGCGCATTTTTTCTCTCACAACCTGTGGGCCGGGTGGTGGGTCTGGTTTTCCCAGGTGGTTGTCTACGGACTTATTTCCACCCGGTTTGCTAAAGAGTGA
- a CDS encoding MFS transporter, with protein sequence MLNRSSSGSRLGRQALLFPLCLVLYEFSTYIGNDMIQPGMLAVVAQYNAGIEWVPTSMTAYLAGGMFLQWLLGPLSDRIGRRPVMLTGVVWFIVTCLATLLAQNIEQFTLLRFLQGVSLCFIGAVGYAAIQESFEEAVCIKITALMANVALIAPLLGPLVGAAWVHVAPWEGMFVLFAALAAFAFFGLHRAMPETATRIGEKLSLKELGRDYKEVLKNGRFVAGALATGFVSLPLLAWIAQSPVIIISGEKLSSYEYGLLQVPIFGALIIGNLVLARLTSRRTVRSLIIMGGWPIAAGLILAAVATVASSHAYLWMTAGLSLYAFGIGVANAGLVRLTLFASEMSKGTVSAAMGMLQMLIFTVGIEVSKHAYAMGGNGLFSLFNLANGVLWVGLMVVFLKDKRVGNALQP encoded by the coding sequence ATGTTAAACCGTTCTTCTTCTGGTTCACGTCTGGGTCGTCAGGCGTTGCTTTTCCCTCTGTGTCTGGTGCTCTACGAATTCTCTACCTATATCGGCAACGATATGATCCAGCCCGGTATGCTGGCCGTTGTGGCGCAGTACAACGCGGGTATTGAGTGGGTGCCGACCTCCATGACCGCCTATCTGGCCGGCGGCATGTTTTTACAGTGGCTGTTAGGGCCGCTGTCGGATCGTATTGGCCGCCGTCCGGTGATGCTGACGGGCGTGGTGTGGTTTATCGTCACCTGTCTCGCCACGCTGCTGGCGCAAAACATTGAACAATTTACCCTGCTGCGTTTCCTGCAGGGGGTGAGCCTGTGCTTTATCGGCGCCGTGGGGTATGCCGCCATTCAGGAGTCGTTTGAGGAGGCGGTGTGTATCAAAATTACCGCGCTGATGGCGAACGTGGCGCTGATCGCCCCCTTACTCGGGCCGCTGGTGGGGGCCGCGTGGGTGCACGTTGCGCCCTGGGAAGGCATGTTTGTGCTCTTTGCGGCTCTCGCCGCCTTCGCGTTCTTTGGCCTGCACCGGGCGATGCCGGAAACGGCCACCCGCATCGGCGAGAAACTCTCGCTGAAAGAGCTGGGTCGGGATTACAAAGAGGTGCTGAAGAACGGCCGCTTTGTGGCGGGCGCGCTGGCGACCGGGTTCGTTAGCCTGCCGCTGCTGGCGTGGATCGCGCAGTCGCCGGTCATTATCATCAGCGGTGAAAAGCTCAGCAGCTACGAGTATGGCCTGCTGCAGGTGCCGATCTTTGGCGCGCTGATTATCGGGAACCTGGTGCTGGCACGTTTGACGTCACGACGCACCGTGCGTTCCCTGATTATCATGGGCGGCTGGCCGATTGCGGCAGGGCTGATTCTGGCTGCGGTGGCGACCGTCGCGTCATCCCACGCCTACCTGTGGATGACGGCGGGGCTCAGTCTTTATGCCTTCGGGATTGGCGTGGCCAACGCCGGGCTGGTGCGCCTGACGCTGTTTGCCAGCGAGATGAGTAAAGGCACGGTGTCAGCTGCGATGGGGATGCTGCAGATGCTGATTTTTACCGTCGGTATCGAAGTGAGCAAGCATGCCTACGCGATGGGCGGCAACGGGCTGTTCAGCCTGTTTAACCTCGCCAACGGCGTGCTGTGGGTTGGCCTGATGGTGGTGTTCCTGAAAGACAAACGCGTCGGGAACGCCCTGCAACCTTAA